Genomic window (Thiosulfatimonas sediminis):
ATCAATTTACTGACAAACAACAAGAAGAAGATTATAAGGCGCTCATTTTTGAGCTACGCTGCTTAGTCTGCCAGAATCAAAACTTGGCGGACTCAAATGCTGAACTCGCGCAAGATTTACGCAAGCAGGTATTTACTATGTTGACGGAACAGCAAGCCAGTAAAGCGCAAATCGTCGATTATATGGTGGCGCGCTACGGTGAATTTGTAATGTACAAGCCTCCAATGGAGCCAAACACCTACTTACTTTGGCTTGGGCCTTTCCTATTTCTACTGATTGGCCTTGGTATCCTGATTCGCATCATCCGCAGCAATCAACACAATTCCTCGGCTGAAAAGCCTTAAGACTGGATAGAGATTTATGACAAGTTTAGCCATGTGGTTTTCACTGATTTTGATCATTGCCCTCGCAATCATCCTAATTCCTTTTTTGCGCCAACGTGCTGAACCAGACAGCACCACCACACAAAAGCAAAATAAATTCGCACTGATCGGCATCGCCCTATTTGTTCCGGTCTTTTCGATGGCGGCTTACTTCACTCTCGGCACGCCGGAATTTGCTGAAATGCAAGACGCCAAACCACCGCAACAAATCACCTTGGTCGATAAACTCGAAGAAAAATTGGCACATAATCCAAAGGATTTAGCGGGCTGGTTATTACTAGGACGTTCTTCGATGATTACCGAAGACTATGATAAAGCGATTATGGCATTTGAACGAGCCTTGAAACTGGACCCCAACAACATTAATGCCCTTATTCCTCTCGCCGATGCTTTAGCCGTTAAAGCCAACGGACGCTTAGACGGACGTTCACACGATTTGCTAAAACAAGCTTTCGCTATCGACCCAGAAAACCGTATGACATTATGGTTACTCGGCATGGCTGAAAAGCAACAAGGCAACGATTCTCGGGCGGCAATATTATGGGAAACACTGTATCAAAAACTGCCGGACACCGATGCCGATAAACCGATTATTGCCCGACTATTGCAAACGGTTGGCGTGCAAGTTGCCACAAATACCGTGAACGAAACCCCAAAAACCATGAAGACCACTAGCGACATCCACCCAGAACAGATCGAAATCGCCATCGAAATTCCGGACGAGCTAAAAAATTCTTGGTCAGGAGCAACCGTATTTATTTATGCCAAAGAGCCAACAGGCATGCCAATGCCAATTGCCGCACAAAAAATTTCCTTGGTAGAATTGCCTAAGCGCGTTACCCTAGGCGCCAAAGATGAAATCATGCCAAACCGGAAATTAAGCGATTTCAAACAGTTAACCATTGGCATCCGCATTACCGACAGCAATAAAATGAATCAAGGCGATGTTTTATTCTTAAATGAACAAACTTGGCAAGGACAGGAATTAATTAATTTTATAATCAAAAGCTAATATTATTGATTTGTAAAATAAGCATTATGTATACCGCATAAATTTTCCTTTCTTTACCCATAAAATTATTTTCACTAAGATAGCGCCAACGAAAGACTCTTGAGAAAATTTTAAGCAAATTTTCTCAAAGCGTTGACGAAACCGAATCACCACATAAAAGATATTACTTAAAATGTTTAATAAAAAAACTGGGCTTTTCGCAATTATCTTCCTTCTGGGCTTCGCCTCTTTCGGCGCAATGAATGCCTTCTTTTCTTACACCAACACAACCGAATTCTGTACCTCTTGTCACAGTATGAAAATCAACCTGGCAGAGTATCAAGAAACGGTACATTACAAAAACGCCGCCGGTGTTCGTGCCGAATGTGCTGATTGCCATGTACCAAAAGAGTTCTTTCCGAAATTGAAAGCAAAAATCATTGCCGCTAAAGACGTTTACCACGAGTTTATCGGCGATTTTGCTGTCAGTGATGAGATTAAAAACGACCCTGAACTTTATCTTGCCCATTACAACAAACACCGTTGGGATATGGCCAACGCAGTTTGGGATAAAATGCGCGCATCAGATTCGCGTGAGTGCAAAACATGTCACTCTTTCTCAGCGATGGATTTTGAAGAACAAGGTAAATCTGCTGCACGTAAACACCCTCGTGCGATGGAAGACGGTAAAACCTGTATCGACTGCCATAAAGGCATTGCTCACCACGAGCCGGATGATCCAAGTCTGTAAGCCCTAACCCCACTATTACAAAAAAATTCAAGCGTGCTCTCTGGATTGAAAGTACGCTTAATACGGCCTTAGGCCACTTTACAAAAAACCAGTTATTCTGGAAAGCACACTTCTGAGGAGGAGTATATGAAAAAAGCTAATCTTAGCTTGCTTGCGAGCGCAGTTCTAGCTGGCTCAATGGTAGCCTCTACTGCTGCAGTTGCTATGGATCGCGGCGAAATGCTAGCGAATACTTGTGCCGGCTGTCACGGTCCGGGCGGTATCTCTCATGGTCCGGCTACCCCAAGCATTGCAGGTAATAGCAATACCTATTTCGTTGAATCAATGGAAGCCTATAAATCAGGTGAGCGTCCTTCAACGATCATGGGTCGAATCGCAAAAGGCTACAGCACGGCAGATTTTGAAGCCATGGCAACGTATTTTGCAGCTCAAAAATACATCTCTGCAGAACAGTCTACTGATGCAAGCATGGCAAAAGTTGGCGAGAAGTTGCACGACAAATACTGTGAAAAATGTCACGCCGAAGCCGGTAAACAGGCTGAAGACGAGTCTGGTTTCCTAGCAGGACAATGGAAGCCTTACCTGCAGTACAACCTACATGACTTTGCTGTCTCTAAAAATCGTGAAATGCCTAAGAAAATGGCCACTAAACTTAACGAGCTTTATGAGAAACACGGTCAAGAAGGTTTAGATCAACTTGTCGAATTCTACGCAACTAAATAAGCCCCGGAGAGAAGAGCATGACTAATATTTCAAGACGTAACCTTCTTAAAGCGTCGGCTGCCGGTGCGGCAGGTGTTGCAGCAGCAGGCATCTCAGCAAAAGCGATGGCGAAAAGCAACGGTAAACGCGTTGTGATCGTAGGTGGTGGTATCGGTGGTGCAACCACGGCACAATACCTAAAGAAAATGGATCCATCTATCGATGTAACCCTAGTTGAATACAACAAAGATTACTACACCTGTTTTATGTCAAACGAAGTTATCGGTGGTAACCGCGACATCAAATCGATTCAATTTGGTTATGACAAACTGCAAGCCAAAGGAATCAAAGTCGTTCTTGATACCGTTACCGATATCGATGCAAAAGGCCAAACAGTAAAAACCAAAGGCGGTAAATCACTTCCTTATGACCGTTGTATCGTTTCTCCAGGTGTTGATTACAAATGGGAAGCTATCGAAGGCTTTAACGCTGAAGTTGCTGCCAATAGCATTCCTCACGCATGGAAAGCAGGTCCGCAAACTAAATTGCTACGTAAGCAACTAGAAGAGATGAAAGACGGTGGTACAGTGGTTGTTGTTGCACCACCAAACCCATTCCGCTGCCCTCCTGGACCTTACGAGCGTGTATCGCAAATTGCTGCATACCTAAAAGAAAACAAGCCAAAGTCTAAAATCGTTGTTTTAGATCCAAAGCCAAAATTCTCTAAGTTCGGTCTATTCATGGACGGCTGGAAACGTCACTACGGGTACGGTACTGACAGCAGCATGATCACTTGGATCAACTCTGAAAACGGTGGTGCGGTATCAGCCGTTGACGTAGCGTCTAAAACCGTTACAGCAAAAGCAGGTAAATTCACGGGTGACGTAGTCAACATCATCCCACCTCAAAAAGCAGGCAAAATTGCGTTCACCGCTGGTCTAACCAATGAGTCTGGTTGGTGTCCTGTTGATCACAAAACGTTTGAATCGACCATTCACAAAAACATTCACGTTGTGGGTGATTCTTCAATCGCTGCACCAATGCCGAAGTCTGGATATGCAGCCAACTCACAAGCGAAAGTTTGTGCGGCAGCCGTGGCTTCATTGCTAAACGGAACGACAATGGTTGAGCCTTCATGGGTCAATACTTGTTATTCTGTTATCGCTCCAGGTAAGGACGGTATCTCTGTTGCAATGGTTTATGCTTATAAAGATGGCAAAATCGTTAAAGTTGAAGGTTCTGGTGGTCTTACTGGTGCTTACGATGCCGAGCTACGTAAACGTGAAGTTCTTTACGCGCACTCATGGTTCGAAAACATTACTGCGGATACTTTCGGTTAATCGAAAACGTCAGGCAGTTAAAAAAAACCCGCATTTCGCGGGTTTTTTTATGGCTGAAACAAACTATGCGTTCCAAATATCCATGGTGATCGATTTATACCAAGCACGAGCATAATCAGCCTCCATCTTACGTTCTTGCAAGCTAGCACTCATCGGCGACACGCCGCCGGCACCTTTGATTTCAGCGATACGGTTATCACGATTTTCATAGACTCCGACGATGCTGATACCCCAATCCTTGCTAACCAAGCTGTAGCAGGTGTTGACGTTGCGGGTTTGCGGCATCGGTAAATCACGTAAAGCAGACACGATGGCTGCTGCGCACATCTTCCCCTGACTGGATGCCGAATGCCCTGATTTTGGCATGGCACCGGCTATCGCCGAATCACCGATGACATAAATATCTTTCTGTAAGCTCGACTCAAAGGTATCTTGATTAACCGGACACCATCCTGTCGCATCAGTCAAACCGGCTGTGAACGCGATTTTGCCCGCTTTCTGCGCTGGAATAACGTTAATCACATCCGCAGTAACCGTATCAAAATCACTGTAAACGGTTTTATTGGCGACGTCGATTTTACTGACCGTTGCGCCATCTTGCGCGCCGTACCACTCAATCATTTCACCGTACAACTCTTGCCAGCCCTGATGGAACAAAGCCTGTTTGGAAAACTTGGTTTTGGGGTCCAAAATCATAATCGTTGCGCGCGGATTATGTTCTTTAAAATAGGCCGCAATCATCGAGATTCGCTCGTAAGGTCCCGGCGCACAACGGTATGGATTGGGCGGCGCAACCATTAAAAAGCGACCACCTTGCGGCATCTCTTTAATCTGTTTTGCCAATAACTCGGTTTGCGTCCCGGCCTGCCAAGCGTGCGGCAGAATTTGCGCGGCCTCTTTCGAATAGCCGTCAATCGCATCATATTTAAAGTCGATGCCCGGAGAAACCACCAGTTTGTCGTAACTGAGCACATCGCCATTCTCTAAGGTTACGGTCTTACTCTGTGCATCCACCGCCGTTGCCATTTGATGAATAACGCGCACCTGATGCTTAGCGATCAAATTCGTATAGTCATGCGTTAAAGACTGCACATCCACCAACCCAGCCAAATACCAATTCGATCCCGGACAAGTCATGTAGGTGGTTTTTGGCTCAATCAAGGTCACCTCGATTTCTGCATCAAAACGTTTCAAATACTTTGCCACGGTTGCACCGCCAAAACCACCGCCGATTACAACCACTTTTTGTACTCTGGACGCCTTAACCGTGCTGTTATGGGAACAGCCGTGCAAAGCGCCGATTAAAGGGAAAGAGATCCCACTTGCCGCTAACCCTTTAATTAAACTACGTCGATTTAATGTGTTCATATTCTCATCATCCTGCGAGTTTACGGTTT
Coding sequences:
- a CDS encoding cytochrome c-type biogenesis protein; amino-acid sequence: MNFLRLALFTLFISVSSANYAAIETYQFTDKQQEEDYKALIFELRCLVCQNQNLADSNAELAQDLRKQVFTMLTEQQASKAQIVDYMVARYGEFVMYKPPMEPNTYLLWLGPFLFLLIGLGILIRIIRSNQHNSSAEKP
- a CDS encoding TPR domain-containing protein, yielding MTSLAMWFSLILIIALAIILIPFLRQRAEPDSTTTQKQNKFALIGIALFVPVFSMAAYFTLGTPEFAEMQDAKPPQQITLVDKLEEKLAHNPKDLAGWLLLGRSSMITEDYDKAIMAFERALKLDPNNINALIPLADALAVKANGRLDGRSHDLLKQAFAIDPENRMTLWLLGMAEKQQGNDSRAAILWETLYQKLPDTDADKPIIARLLQTVGVQVATNTVNETPKTMKTTSDIHPEQIEIAIEIPDELKNSWSGATVFIYAKEPTGMPMPIAAQKISLVELPKRVTLGAKDEIMPNRKLSDFKQLTIGIRITDSNKMNQGDVLFLNEQTWQGQELINFIIKS
- a CDS encoding NapC/NirT family cytochrome c, with protein sequence MFNKKTGLFAIIFLLGFASFGAMNAFFSYTNTTEFCTSCHSMKINLAEYQETVHYKNAAGVRAECADCHVPKEFFPKLKAKIIAAKDVYHEFIGDFAVSDEIKNDPELYLAHYNKHRWDMANAVWDKMRASDSRECKTCHSFSAMDFEEQGKSAARKHPRAMEDGKTCIDCHKGIAHHEPDDPSL
- a CDS encoding c-type cytochrome; protein product: MKKANLSLLASAVLAGSMVASTAAVAMDRGEMLANTCAGCHGPGGISHGPATPSIAGNSNTYFVESMEAYKSGERPSTIMGRIAKGYSTADFEAMATYFAAQKYISAEQSTDASMAKVGEKLHDKYCEKCHAEAGKQAEDESGFLAGQWKPYLQYNLHDFAVSKNREMPKKMATKLNELYEKHGQEGLDQLVEFYATK
- a CDS encoding NAD(P)/FAD-dependent oxidoreductase; the protein is MTNISRRNLLKASAAGAAGVAAAGISAKAMAKSNGKRVVIVGGGIGGATTAQYLKKMDPSIDVTLVEYNKDYYTCFMSNEVIGGNRDIKSIQFGYDKLQAKGIKVVLDTVTDIDAKGQTVKTKGGKSLPYDRCIVSPGVDYKWEAIEGFNAEVAANSIPHAWKAGPQTKLLRKQLEEMKDGGTVVVVAPPNPFRCPPGPYERVSQIAAYLKENKPKSKIVVLDPKPKFSKFGLFMDGWKRHYGYGTDSSMITWINSENGGAVSAVDVASKTVTAKAGKFTGDVVNIIPPQKAGKIAFTAGLTNESGWCPVDHKTFESTIHKNIHVVGDSSIAAPMPKSGYAANSQAKVCAAAVASLLNGTTMVEPSWVNTCYSVIAPGKDGISVAMVYAYKDGKIVKVEGSGGLTGAYDAELRKREVLYAHSWFENITADTFG
- a CDS encoding NAD(P)/FAD-dependent oxidoreductase; protein product: MNTLNRRSLIKGLAASGISFPLIGALHGCSHNSTVKASRVQKVVVIGGGFGGATVAKYLKRFDAEIEVTLIEPKTTYMTCPGSNWYLAGLVDVQSLTHDYTNLIAKHQVRVIHQMATAVDAQSKTVTLENGDVLSYDKLVVSPGIDFKYDAIDGYSKEAAQILPHAWQAGTQTELLAKQIKEMPQGGRFLMVAPPNPYRCAPGPYERISMIAAYFKEHNPRATIMILDPKTKFSKQALFHQGWQELYGEMIEWYGAQDGATVSKIDVANKTVYSDFDTVTADVINVIPAQKAGKIAFTAGLTDATGWCPVNQDTFESSLQKDIYVIGDSAIAGAMPKSGHSASSQGKMCAAAIVSALRDLPMPQTRNVNTCYSLVSKDWGISIVGVYENRDNRIAEIKGAGGVSPMSASLQERKMEADYARAWYKSITMDIWNA